The DNA segment CGCGCGCAGCGCCGCCTCATTGCCGCCCTCGGCCACGCCCTTCCAGTAGGCGGTCGCGGCTTCCGATTTCAAAAGCTCGAACCGCATGCGGATTTCGTGAATGCGGTTGGTGATGGTTTCGAGCTTGGTCGCCTTGTCGATCACATATTCGGCGGTGGTGAGCTTGCCGCAATCATGCAGCCAGCTCGCCACGTCCACCGCCTCCCAGTCGTCGGGCGAGAGGTTGAAATCGGCGAAGGGCCCCTCCTGCCTGTCGCAGGCGGCGCGCGCGAGCGCGTGGGTCAGCACCGGCACGCGCTGGCAATGGCCATTGGTGTAGGGCGACTTGGCGTCGATCGCCTGGGCGATCATGCGGATCACCGCGTCGAGCAGCGCCTTGTTCGACTTGAGCGCTAGCGTGGTCTCGATCGCCACCGCCGCGTTGCCCGACAGCGCGCGGGCGAGATCAAGGCTGGCATCGGAGATCTCGGCCTCGCTCGCGGTGCGGTGGAGGAGGGCCAGCCCGCCTATGGTCTCGTCGCCCCGGTCGAGCAGGGGAATGACGGAACCACGAAACACCTCGCCCTCCCCCAGCGCGATGCCCTCGGTCAGTTTGGCGAGAACGGGATCGGTGCTGCCGTCCTTGGCTTCAAGATGCACCACCGTCCGGAGCGTCAGCGCATTGACCAGCCGACCGCCGAAGCCGTCCGACTGCGCGTTGAGCGGGCCGATGGTGGAGAAGGTCTCGCTCGACTCGCCGGGGCGACGGATGACTCCGGTGAAGGTCTTGCCGCCATCCTCGCTGAGCAGGATCACCCCCGCCTCGGAATGGGTGAGCTTGATAGTCTCCTCCAGCAGGCGCCGGACCAGGCGGTCGGGATCGCGTTCGACCGAGAGGGCGCGGCCGATCTCGATGAAGCGCTGAATGGTCAGCCGTGCGTTGCGGATGGCCCGCGAGAGGATGTCGATCTCGGCAACCGAAGAATAGGTATCGTCGGAGACGTCCTTGAAGTTGAACGACTGGATCGCCTCGGCCTCGCGGGCGATCGCCACCAGCGGCCGGCTGACCGCGCGCGCCGTGAGCCGTATCGCCACCACGACGAACAGGAAGAGCACGAGGCTGATCCAGCCCAGCGTCGCCACCAGGCTCCTTACGCTCGCCATCACCTCGTCATGGGGCATCGCCACCGCCATGCTGAAGGTCCATGGCCCGCTCGAGAGCGGCGCCATGTGCACCATCCAGCGGCGTCCCTGTTCGCTGAAGGTCGTCGCCTGCGGACCATCGGGATGCGCCCGCACGGCGGCGAGCATGAACGGCACCACGGCGGGCACCGCCTCGCTGGAGCCGCGAAAGGCACGCGCCGAGCTGCGGTCGGCGGAGGGCTCGGCTGCTGCCGGGCTGCTGGACGCGATGACCCTGCCCTCATGGTCGGCGATGAGGATCTCTGAGGACGGCGTGCTCTTCATCCGTTTCAGTTCGCGCGAGAGGTCCGCGAGGCTGAGATCAATGCCCACCACGCCGCGCTGGCTGGCCAGCCGGTGCGCGATGGTGACGCCGGTCTCCGAGGTCGCGAAGAAGCGGTAGGGCGCTGTGAGGATCGTGCCACCCTCTTCCATCGCCGCGCGATACCAGCCGCGCTGGCGAGGATCGAAGCTGAAGTCGGGCCAGTCGAGCGTGCCAACATTGCGCAACGCGCCGTCAAGGAAGAGGAACTTGACCCGAACCCCGTCCGGTTCGTTGCGGATGCTCTGCAACATGTAGGCGGCATCCTCGCCGGCGCCGAGGTTGCGGCGGGCGACGTCGGACGTCAGGTGTCGCAGAAGCAGGAAGTCGCCATTGTCGTAGCCGACATAAATGGCCGAGGTGTAGGACATCCGATCCATGACGATGCGGAACCGCTCGATAAGCGGTCCGCGATCTTCCACCCCCGGCACGCCGACCTCGGGATCGGTCGCGAAGAGCTGCGTCAGCATGTCGAGGCTGTTGAAGCTCTTGTCGATGTGCGAGCGGCTCTCGCCGGCCATGCGATCGAAAAGCGTGGAGGTCGCGCCCTCGAGAATCGCCGCCGCGCGGTTGTTCACGAAGAACACGATACCAGCAAGGGCGATCATGACCGTGACACCGAAGACAAGTGCCAAATGGGTGTCGAGGCGCCTCTTGGCCATGGGCGGGCGACCTCCTCCGGAAACTCTTCGCTGCGGGACGGAACCGGAATAGTTCAAGTTAGCGACTAAGTTAAAAGTAATTCAAGAACGAATCGTTTCAACCAACCGTCAGGCGAGCGTGACGCGGGCGGGCTGCATTCGACTTCAGACGGGGATGCGAACGCGAGTGAAACGTGCGATTTCTATCGTGCACGATTGACAATCGACCCATGAGCGCCCTGCGATGACGTCACCATGCAGCCACCGGCCGGCCGCGAACGGGATGATGCGGACCACGCCATGAATGTCGTGACGCCGCCCATCACCACCCGTGCGGCGAAACTCCTAGCCGCGCCCCCGCCGAAACAAGACGGGCTGGGTTGCGCGCGGCAAGCGCTCGACTGCGACCAGACGCTGGGCGGGCCCGGCTTCACCCTCCACCGCAAGAGGCATGGCGGCGCGCAGCTAAGCCAGATCGAAACGCCGGCGAGCCGCCGTGGACTGCTGGTCGGCGTCGCGCTCGCCCCCGGGCACAGCCGCCGGATCTTTCGTGGCAACCGCTCGTCCACCTACCGGTTCGACGAGGGCGCCTGCTATGTGCGGTCCTTCTCCGACGTTTACCGCGCCGATGTCGAGACCGGGTTCGACTTCTTCCTGCTGGAGCTTTCGCAGACGGCTCTCGACCGGACCTTCGCCGAGCTGGACCTGCCCCAGGCCGAAGGGCTGGAGTGCGTGCCGGGGGAAAGGGACCCGATGCTGGCGTGCCTTGCCCGCGCGCTGTTGCCCTCGCTCGATCCCGCCCACCACGCCTCGCCGCTCTTCGTGGAGCAGGTGGTGTGCGCGATGCAGACCCATCTTGCCGCGCGCCATCACGGCAAGCGCCCGCGCGAGGGGCGGCGCCTCGCGCCCGCTCAGGTTTCGCGCGCCAAGGAAATGCTGCTGGCGGACGCAGAGGGCACGGTGCTGATCGCCGACATCGCGGACGCCTGCGGCATCTCGCGAAGCCACTTCATTCGCGGTTTTCGCGAGGCCACCGGCGCCACGCCCCATCAATGGCTCTTGGTGCAGCGTATCGAGCGGGCGCTGGTGCTGCTCATCGCCTCGCGCCTGCCGCTCGCCGAGATCGCCGCGCAGTGCGGCTTTTCCGACCAGAGCCACATGACCCGCCTGCTGACGCGCCTGACCGGCGCATCGCCCGGCATCTGGCGCAGCCACCACTGATGACGGCCGCCCCGGGCGCGAGATGGGGCAGGTGCCGAGGGCACTTTCGTTCAAGACAGAAAGATCGCACACGATACAAAAAGCCGCGGTTTCGGACATCCTTCGGGACGACGGCATGAGACCGCCATCGCCACACCCGGTACCGGAGTTGGGCTTCCGCCAATTCCCGGATTCCGGCACGATCCTGCGTCCGGTGCGCCGTCGGATCGCCGCGTCCGATCCCGGCGTGCCCTTCTGCTGGTTCTCAGCACCAAAGGTTCGCCGCGCCTAACGCTTGTCCCCTTTATGCGAAGGAAACCTCCCATGCCCAGCATCACCACAACGGACGGTATCGAGATCTTCTACAAGGACTGGGGTCCGAAGGACGCCACACCCGTGGTCTTCCACCATGGCTGGCCGCTGTCCTCAGACGATTGGGACGCCCAGATGCTGTTCTTCCTGGCCAAGGGCTACCGCGTCGTCGCCCATGACCGGCGCGGCCACGGCCGCTCGACCCAGGTGTGGGACGGCCACGACATGGACCACTACGCCGCCGACGTGGCGGCCGTGGTCGAGCATCTCGACCTCAAGGGAACGATCAATATCGGCCACTCCACGGGCGGGGGCGAAGCGCTCCACTATGCGGTCTCGCATGGCAAGGGCCGGGTGGCGAAGCTGGTGCTGATCGGCGCGGTGCCGCCGCTGATGCTGAAGACCGAGGCCAATCCCGGCGGCCTGCCGATCGAGGTGTTCGACGGCTTCCGCGCCGCGCTCGCCGCCAACCGCGCGCAGTTCTTCATCGATGTGCCCGCCGGGCCGTTCTACGGCTTCAACCGGCCCCGCGCGACGCTGTCGCAGGGGATCATCGACAACTGGTGGCGGCAGGGCATGATGGGCGGCGCCAAGGCCCATTACGACGGCATCAAGGCATTCTCGGAAACCGATTTTACCGAGGACCTGAAGGCGGTCGACGTGCCAACCCTGATCATGCATGGCGACGACGACCAGATCGTGCCCTTCGCCGATTCCGCGCCGCTCTCGGCCAAGCTTGTCAAAGGCAGCGTGCTCAAGGTCTATAATGGCTTTCCGCACGGCATGTGCACCACCCATGCCGATGTGATCAACGCCGATCTGCTCGACTTCATCGAGGGCTGAACCCGCGCCCCCGGACCTCGCAGTTATCCGCCCGCAAGGTCCGGGGGCGCAACCGTCACGCACCGGCGGGGCCAACCTGCCGCCGCCCGGAGATTGCGCCGTGACCGACAGCCCCGCCGCGCCCGCGCCGCCCCCCTCACCCGCGCCTCGGCCCGGCAGCTTCGAACCGCTGCGCCATCCGGTCTTCGCGGTGCTTTGGGCGGCAACGGTGCTGGGCAATACCGGCACCTTCATGCGCGATGTCGCCAGCGGCTGGCTGGTGACCGACCTTTCCGCCTCGCCGGCGGCGGTGGCCGCGATCCAGGCCGCCGGCATGATGCCGATCTTCCTGCTGGCCATACCCGCCGGCGTGCTCTCCGACATTCTCGACCGCCGCCGCTTCCTGATCGCGGTCCAGATTCTGCTCGGCGTGGTCAGTGCCGTGCTGATGCTGCTCGCCGCCGGCGGGCTCATGACGGTCTCGTCGCTGATCATGCTGACCTTCCTGGGCGGCATCGGCGCGGCGCTGGTGGGGCCGACCTGGCAGTCGATCGTGCCCGAACTGGTGCCGCGCACCGAACTGCGGAGCGCGGTGGCGCTCAATTCGCTCGGCATCAACATCTCACGCGCCATCGGTCCGGCGACCGGCGGGGCGCTGCTGACCGCCTTCGGGGCCGCCGTCACCTATGGTGTGGACGTTGCCAGCTATGCCGTCGTGGTCGCGGCACTGCTGTGGTGGAAACGTCCCAAGGCCGCCGATGACGCCCTTGGCGAGCGCTTCGGCGGGGCCTTCCGCGCCGGGCTGCGCTATGCCCGCTCCAGCCGCGAACTGCATGTGGTGCTGGCGCGCGCGGCCATCTTCTTCGCCTTCGCCAGCGCCATCTGGGCCCTTCTGCCGCTCGTCGCCCGCGACCTGCTGAAGGGGGACGCGGCGTTTTACGGCCTGCTGCTGGGCTCGGTCGGCGCCGGCGCGATCATCGGCGCGGTACTGATGCCGAAACTGCGGAGCCGGCTCGATACCGACTGCATGATGCTTGTGGCGGCGCTGCTCACCGGGCTCACCACCGCCGCGCTGGCTCTTTCCCCGCCGAAATGGGCGGGGGTGCCGATCCTCATCGTGATGGGCGGCGCCTGGATCATCGCGCTCACGACGCTGAACGCCACCGCGCAATCCATCCTGCCGAACTGGGTGCGCGGGCGGGCGCTCGCCGTCTACCTCACCGTGTTCAACGGCGCCATGGCCTGCGGGAGCCTCGGCTGGGGCTTCCTGGCGCAGGAAATCGGCCTGTCGCGCACGCTGCTGGCCTCGGCAGCCGGGCTGATCCTGGTCGGACTGGTGGGAAGCCGGCTCAGGCTCCCGGAGGGCGAGGCGGACCTCACACCTTCAAACCATTGGCCGGAGCCGATCCTCGCCGAGGCGGTCGAGGGCGATCGCGGGCCCGTGCTGGTGCTCATCGAATATCGTGTCGCGCGGGAGGATCGCGCGGCATTTCTCGCCACGCTCGGACGGCTCTCCGTCGCCAGACGGCGCGACGGCGCCTCCAGCTGGGGCGTGAGCGAGGACGCCGCGGAACCGGAGATCCTGGTGGAGTGGTTCATGGTCGAATCCTGGGCCGAGCATCTGCGCCAGCACAAGCGGGTCTCGCGGGCCGATGCAGAAATTCAGGCCGAGGTGCGGCGCTTCCATCGCGGCCCGGAGGCACCGGCCGTGCGCCATCTGCTCTCGGTTCCGGGGCGCTGAGCCCGCCGGAACGACGGGGTGGCGGAAGACGGGGTGGTGGAACACGGGCGGGCCCTCATCGCGCCGCCGCCTGCTGCTCCGCCCACGCACTGAAGGCAGCGGCAAGCGCCGCCTTCTCCCCCGCCGGCGCATAGCCTAGCCGGTACTCCGGCCCCTGGACGCGCAGCCCGGCAAAGGGTTCGACGAGATCGCCACGCTCCACCAGATCGCCCACCACCTCGATCGGCGCGGCGAGGACGCCCTGCCCGGCCAGCGCGGCCTCCAGCGCGATGTAGAAATGGCCGAAGCGCGCCGCCCCGGAACCGAGATCGGCGGGAAGGTCGGCCGCGACCAGCCAGCGCGCCAGCTCTCCCGGACGGGTGACCGCCTCCAGCAGCCGCACACCCGCCAGTGCCATGGGTCCCGCCGCCGGGCCGGAGGCGAGCCTGGCCGCGAGATCGGGCCGCGCCAGCAGGCCGATCTCCTCGCGCAGCAAAGTGACGCTGCGCAGATCGCCCTGTAGCGCCTCGCCACGCCGGATCACCACATCGAAGGGAATGCCGGACCAGTCCTCGCCGGTGTGGATCGGGCGCACCCGCACATCGACATCACCCATCCGGGCCTGGAAATCGGGCAGGCGCGGCATCAACCAGCGCATGGCGAAGGTGGCCGGGGCGATGACCTCCAGCACCTCGGGCGCCGCCTGCGGGGCAAAGGCCTGCGCTGCGGAGGCGATGAGGTCCAGCCCTGCGCCTGTCGAGCGGGCGAGCTGGGCGGCGGCGGGGGTTACCACCATGTGCCGGCGGTTGCTCTCAAAAAGCGGGGTGCCGAACCACGCTTCGATGGTCGCGAGCTGCTTGCTGACCGCGCTGTGCGTGACGCCCAGCTCCTCCGCCGCCGCCGTGACCGACCCGATCCGGGCCACCGCCTCGAATGCCACAAGCGCTTTCAGCGGGGGAAGGATACGTCGCATGCCGCTGTTCCATATACTCACACAGTGACGGAACTAATATCGCTTTACTCACACACAAGATACTCAATAATAAACACTACAGCAACAACCACGATAAACACGCAAAACGGCAATAATACACGCCGCATGCGACAGTTTAATTACGAAAGTGTCGAGATGGACATGGCATTGCCCGGCGCCGGCGCGCCGCGCGAGGACGGGGTCGTACGCAACGACGTCGTCGTGAACGAGCGTCGCTACCGCAAACCCGTGCGCACCACTGTCGTGGTGTGCTTCGACGGCTGCGACCCCGGCTATATCGAAGCCGCCACGCGGGCCGGGATGACGCCGACGCTTGACCGGATGCGGCGCGAGGGGTTCGACGCGCTGGCGGATGCCGCGATGCCGACCTTCACCAACCCGAACAATGTGTCCATCGTCTGCGGCGCGCCGCCCGCCGTGCATGGCGTGGCCGGCAATTTCTACCTCGACCGGGCGACCGGCGAGACGGTGATGATGCTGGACGCCGCGCTGATGCGGGCGCCGACCATTCTCGCCGGGCTGGCGGGCATCGGCAGCCGTGTCGCCGTGGTGACCGCCAAGGACAAGCTGCGCAAGGCGCTGGCCTTCGAGCTGACCGGCATCGCCTTCTCCGCCGAGCGGGCCGAGGGAACCAGCCTCGAAGAGCATGGCATCGACAATGCCGCCGGATTTCTCGGACTGGCCAAGCCCGACCAGTATTCGGCCGAGCTCTCGCTCTATGTGCTCGACGCGGGCATCAAGCTGATCGAGGCCGACCGGGCGGATGTGCTCTATCTCTCGCTGTCCGACTATGTGCAGCATAAGCACGCCCCGGAAGCCCCGGAGGCGCTGGCCTTCATGGGCAAGGTCGATGCGCGCCTCGCCCGGATGATCGCGCTCGGCGCGGTGGTGGGCGTGACCGCCGACCACGGCATGAGCGACATGGCCGGTGCTGACGGGGCACCGCGCGTGACCTATCTCGGCGATGTGCTCGACACAGCGTTCGGCGCCGGGGCGACGCGGGTGATCTGCCCGATCACCGACCCCTTCGTGCGCCATCACGGCGCGCTTGGCGGCTTCGTGCGGGTGCATGTGCTGAAGGACGGCATCGACCCGGAGGCGGTACGTGCCATCGTCGCGGCACAGCCCGGCGTCGAACTGGTGCTCTCCGGCGCCGAGGCCGCGCGACGTTTCGAGATGCCGGAAGACCGCGAGGCGGATTTCGTGGCGATCGGGGCGGCGGGCACCGCACTCGGGGCGCGGGCCAGCGATCACGATGTCGGCCAGCTCGCGGGCGAGCGTCTGCGTTCCCATGGCAGCCTGTCCGAACAGCGCGTGCCGTTCATCCTTTCCCACCCCCTGACCGGCGCGGCGGACACTGCCCGCCTGCGCAACTTCGACATTTTCGACTTCGCGCTGAACCGGGTGGAGTGAGCCATGCGCCGCACCGTCATCGTCATTCTCGATGGGCTCCGCCGTGATTTCGTCGATGCGAGCCGCACGCCGGCGCTCGCGGCACTCAGGGAGCGCGGCGAGTACTTCGCCGGCTACCGTTCGGCTTTTCCGTCGGCGACGCGCGTGGTCTCGTCGACCCTGGCCACCGGCTGCTGGCCGGCGCGGCACGGGCTCGCCGGCAACACGATGGCGCTGATCGAGGACGGACGGCTGGTGCGCCACGACGCCGGGCATCCGGACTTCCTGCAGTGGAAGCGGCAGGTGACCGGCACCTCGCTCGCCGTACCGACGCTGGCCGAGCGAGTGGCACGGCACGGCGGCGCGATGATCTTCAACAACGTCTCGCCCGGCGCGGCCTATGCCCATGATCCCGACGGGTTTGGGCGGGTCTATCACCGCGCCGGCTCCTTCGGACCGGGGCGGGTGCCGCTCGCGGACGGCCTCGACGTGACGCTCGACGCGGCGGGGGACGCAGCGATGACGGCGCGCTTCATTCAGGAGGCGCTGGCGCCCGGCGGACCGGCACTCGCGGTGCTGTGGATGGGCGAGCCCGACCACATCCAGCACAAC comes from the Ancylobacter pratisalsi genome and includes:
- the phnA gene encoding phosphonoacetate hydrolase, which gives rise to MRQFNYESVEMDMALPGAGAPREDGVVRNDVVVNERRYRKPVRTTVVVCFDGCDPGYIEAATRAGMTPTLDRMRREGFDALADAAMPTFTNPNNVSIVCGAPPAVHGVAGNFYLDRATGETVMMLDAALMRAPTILAGLAGIGSRVAVVTAKDKLRKALAFELTGIAFSAERAEGTSLEEHGIDNAAGFLGLAKPDQYSAELSLYVLDAGIKLIEADRADVLYLSLSDYVQHKHAPEAPEALAFMGKVDARLARMIALGAVVGVTADHGMSDMAGADGAPRVTYLGDVLDTAFGAGATRVICPITDPFVRHHGALGGFVRVHVLKDGIDPEAVRAIVAAQPGVELVLSGAEAARRFEMPEDREADFVAIGAAGTALGARASDHDVGQLAGERLRSHGSLSEQRVPFILSHPLTGAADTARLRNFDIFDFALNRVE
- a CDS encoding MFS transporter, with protein sequence MTDSPAAPAPPPSPAPRPGSFEPLRHPVFAVLWAATVLGNTGTFMRDVASGWLVTDLSASPAAVAAIQAAGMMPIFLLAIPAGVLSDILDRRRFLIAVQILLGVVSAVLMLLAAGGLMTVSSLIMLTFLGGIGAALVGPTWQSIVPELVPRTELRSAVALNSLGINISRAIGPATGGALLTAFGAAVTYGVDVASYAVVVAALLWWKRPKAADDALGERFGGAFRAGLRYARSSRELHVVLARAAIFFAFASAIWALLPLVARDLLKGDAAFYGLLLGSVGAGAIIGAVLMPKLRSRLDTDCMMLVAALLTGLTTAALALSPPKWAGVPILIVMGGAWIIALTTLNATAQSILPNWVRGRALAVYLTVFNGAMACGSLGWGFLAQEIGLSRTLLASAAGLILVGLVGSRLRLPEGEADLTPSNHWPEPILAEAVEGDRGPVLVLIEYRVAREDRAAFLATLGRLSVARRRDGASSWGVSEDAAEPEILVEWFMVESWAEHLRQHKRVSRADAEIQAEVRRFHRGPEAPAVRHLLSVPGR
- a CDS encoding LysR family transcriptional regulator, producing MRRILPPLKALVAFEAVARIGSVTAAAEELGVTHSAVSKQLATIEAWFGTPLFESNRRHMVVTPAAAQLARSTGAGLDLIASAAQAFAPQAAPEVLEVIAPATFAMRWLMPRLPDFQARMGDVDVRVRPIHTGEDWSGIPFDVVIRRGEALQGDLRSVTLLREEIGLLARPDLAARLASGPAAGPMALAGVRLLEAVTRPGELARWLVAADLPADLGSGAARFGHFYIALEAALAGQGVLAAPIEVVGDLVERGDLVEPFAGLRVQGPEYRLGYAPAGEKAALAAAFSAWAEQQAAAR
- a CDS encoding helix-turn-helix transcriptional regulator encodes the protein MQPPAGRERDDADHAMNVVTPPITTRAAKLLAAPPPKQDGLGCARQALDCDQTLGGPGFTLHRKRHGGAQLSQIETPASRRGLLVGVALAPGHSRRIFRGNRSSTYRFDEGACYVRSFSDVYRADVETGFDFFLLELSQTALDRTFAELDLPQAEGLECVPGERDPMLACLARALLPSLDPAHHASPLFVEQVVCAMQTHLAARHHGKRPREGRRLAPAQVSRAKEMLLADAEGTVLIADIADACGISRSHFIRGFREATGATPHQWLLVQRIERALVLLIASRLPLAEIAAQCGFSDQSHMTRLLTRLTGASPGIWRSHH
- a CDS encoding HD domain-containing phosphohydrolase gives rise to the protein MAKRRLDTHLALVFGVTVMIALAGIVFFVNNRAAAILEGATSTLFDRMAGESRSHIDKSFNSLDMLTQLFATDPEVGVPGVEDRGPLIERFRIVMDRMSYTSAIYVGYDNGDFLLLRHLTSDVARRNLGAGEDAAYMLQSIRNEPDGVRVKFLFLDGALRNVGTLDWPDFSFDPRQRGWYRAAMEEGGTILTAPYRFFATSETGVTIAHRLASQRGVVGIDLSLADLSRELKRMKSTPSSEILIADHEGRVIASSSPAAAEPSADRSSARAFRGSSEAVPAVVPFMLAAVRAHPDGPQATTFSEQGRRWMVHMAPLSSGPWTFSMAVAMPHDEVMASVRSLVATLGWISLVLFLFVVVAIRLTARAVSRPLVAIAREAEAIQSFNFKDVSDDTYSSVAEIDILSRAIRNARLTIQRFIEIGRALSVERDPDRLVRRLLEETIKLTHSEAGVILLSEDGGKTFTGVIRRPGESSETFSTIGPLNAQSDGFGGRLVNALTLRTVVHLEAKDGSTDPVLAKLTEGIALGEGEVFRGSVIPLLDRGDETIGGLALLHRTASEAEISDASLDLARALSGNAAVAIETTLALKSNKALLDAVIRMIAQAIDAKSPYTNGHCQRVPVLTHALARAACDRQEGPFADFNLSPDDWEAVDVASWLHDCGKLTTAEYVIDKATKLETITNRIHEIRMRFELLKSEAATAYWKGVAEGGNEAALRAQRDQTWRELDDDFAFVAECNHGGEFMEPAKVERLERIAARRWTRTLDDRLGISEAEGQRRARVPAPTLPVAEPLLSDAPHHIVPHFANQLDAMEKEHGFALKRPENRLNLGEIYNLSIARGTLTAEERYEINRHITRTIVMLEALPLSGALTRVPEYAGAHHEHMDGAGYPRGLHREEMSDVARMMAVADVFEALTAADRPYRKAKTLSEAIRIMGMMKRDNHLDPDLLDLFLTSGLWRDYAQAYMDPAQIDEPDIDAVLAIRPAPHAPPAPPATA
- a CDS encoding alpha/beta fold hydrolase, with the translated sequence MPSITTTDGIEIFYKDWGPKDATPVVFHHGWPLSSDDWDAQMLFFLAKGYRVVAHDRRGHGRSTQVWDGHDMDHYAADVAAVVEHLDLKGTINIGHSTGGGEALHYAVSHGKGRVAKLVLIGAVPPLMLKTEANPGGLPIEVFDGFRAALAANRAQFFIDVPAGPFYGFNRPRATLSQGIIDNWWRQGMMGGAKAHYDGIKAFSETDFTEDLKAVDVPTLIMHGDDDQIVPFADSAPLSAKLVKGSVLKVYNGFPHGMCTTHADVINADLLDFIEG